TGCGATAAGCTTTCAGCATGGTTTAATTTCCATTCCGCAATAATTCTCGGGGCATAAAACGTCGGCTTTTGCTCACCTAAATCAGGTAACTGCGCAAGGTGCCATTTAAATAATAAAGGATTATTAACCAACCGACTGAACGGATGCATGTGTCGTAGATGGGGTAAATTAGCCTCGTTCTCCTTCACTTTAACCAAAATGTTAACTGGTTTTTTTTCTTCAGGCGCTCGCAATAATCCGACTGTTTTAATCCATTTAGTTCGCCTCGCGCCGCCGCTTAACCAAGACAAAGGGATCGATAGCATCAACCCTATTGTAATCGGTAATAACCAGTAAAAGAGTTCTGTACTGAGTGATAGTGCGGTCAAAGCAAGCGCAACCCCAAACACGGTATGACCAAGATGAGCCCGCATCACTGACATCCAGCTCAATGCACCATCGTCTCGAGATTGCGGCATCCAGCCACTGTCTTTGCCTCGAAATATAGACAACACCACGCCAAACTGCGACACCATCAGAATGGGGGCATACAGAGCAGACATGATCATTTCCAACAAGGTACTCAAGGTTAACAGTATTGGCCCGCCAAATCGTAAACACCGCGGAATATTAATCAAGGCAGCAAACCAGCCAAATGCTTTAGGTGCCAGCACAATGGCCATTGACACCACAAACAGGCTTAATGCGCGCTCAGAATCAAACACTGGCCAGGTTGGAAACAGCGATGGATTGGCAAAGTACTCTGGACGTATAAATGCCGCCTGAACCGCAATCGCAAGCCCGACCATAATCAGGGCTAACCAAAAAATGGCGCTCAGGTAAGACATCACCCCAGACAAAAGATGCAACCGCGTCGGCAATGAGAAACCGCGAGCAAACATAAATGCTGAATGCTGTAAATTACCCTGACACCAGCGTCGGTCACGGATCATCACATCAATTAACGACGGTGGAGCTTCTTCAAATGAAGCCTCAATATCGGTATCAAAACGTACTCCCCAACCTGCACGACGCAGCAACGCCGCTTCGATAAAGTCATGACTTAATACATGGCCGCCAAAAGGTGCTTTACCGGACAGAATAGGCAGATGACAGGACTCAGCAAATGCTTTAGTGCGAATAATGGCATTGTGGCCCCAAAAATTTGAGGACAAACCATGCCAAGCCGACAACCCCTCGGCATAAATAGGACCGAAGCATTGATTGGCAAACTGTTGCAAACGGCTGTAAAGCGTATTGGCAAACACCAGTGTCGGTAAGGTTTGAATAAGACCGACGCCAGGTGCGCCAGCTAAACGACGTGATAATGTCACCATCGACTTTGCGCTCATGATACTGTCAGCATCAAGCACTATCATTGCCTCATAATCACCACCCCAACGCTGAACCCAGTCGCCGATATTACCGGCTTTACGTTCACTGTTTTGGTGACGACGACGGTAATAAACCGGACACTGTGGTTGGCTGTTATTGATAAGATCCACAAAAGTCTGTTCCTCAGCAATCCATGCATCAGCTCGATTAGTGTCACTGAGAATAAAGAAAGCATATTTACCCGGTGCGGTAGCGATTAAATCTGCACTCATCGCTTCTATTGTGGCCCGAATACGCAGCGGATCTTCATTGTAAATAGGCAGCAATACCGCCGTTTTGAACTCTGGTTCTGTCTCATTCTCTTTAATTAGGCGTGGTTTGAGATGCAACAGAAAACCCAATAGTGCCTGTGAAAAAGCAAAAGTAACCCACAGAAAGTTAATGCTAAACAACACCAAAAAAACCATTTGCAAACTGGTAATGGCATTGATGTTAAGCACCAAATACATTTCTCTTATGCCATAAGTCGATAAGCCTGCTGTAACCATGAACACAAATAACTGTGCAACAAATGTGCGCAGCGTAAACCACACGGTTTGTTGACTCGGAGTTAATCTATGACCCGGTTCAGAAACCTCATGACGAGACATCAGCAGTGGCGATTCCTCTGGCAATGCACGTGCATCATGATAGGTATTGTTAACGTGAGCAGACAGAGGATTATTATTATCTATCATAAAGGCCAGTCCTCTGCAGTAAAGCGATACAGCCATGTCATACCAAGCGGTTTATCTTTGTTGCTTAGCTGTACACGTAATTCTGCAACCTCAGCATCTTGCGGATCGAACGTGATAAAAACTCTGGCACCATCAACACTGGGATTAGACTCAATACGTGATTCTAAAATAGCGCCGCTGCTGATACTGGCATCGACGCGAATATGACTGATATCGTTGGCATTAATGTGACTGTAATCGATAACAATCTCATTTTTATCCGTCGATAACTTGCGACCACCAGCAGTTCGAACCACTTTTACTTTGCCTTCGGTTTTAGGGATCTGATCCACCCAGGTCAATTGATATGAATAGGCGAATGGCTGGCCTTTTTTCAAACCTTGTTCTGGCTTCCAATAGGCAACAATATTGTCATTGGCTTCAGAATCAGATGGAATTTCAACCAGTTCAACTCTACCTTTACCCCAATCACCAGTTGGTTCAACCCACGCAGATGGACGAAGATGATAATTTGCTTCAAGGTCCTGATAATAATCTAATTTTCGATGTGGCTGGATCAAACCAAATCCTTTAGGATTCTCATCCATAAAAGAACTCACCTGTAATCCACGAGGATTATTCAGCGGACGCCAGATTTTCTCATTATTACCTTTTTCCATTAGCAGGCCTTCAGAGTCATGCACCGCAGGACGGTAATCAGCAGTATCAGCGCGATCGATGCCGCCATGCATAAACATTGACGTTAACGGAGCCAGACCCACATTCTTAACATCCTGCCTTGGGAAAAGCTTAACATCGACACCCATTCGGGTCGGATCGCCAGGGTAAATAGCAAAACGATAGGCTCCTGTTACACTCACACTGTCTAGTAACGCATGGACCACAATCGCCTCTTGATGACTGGATGGACGTTCAATCCAAAACTTTTTAAATAAAGGATATTCTTCACCTTTAGGATCGGCAACATTGATGGCAAGTCCGCGGGTAGATAAGCCATACGCTTGCCCTTTAGAGACCCCACGAAAATAACTGGCGCCCTGAAACACAAGAAATTCATCTTTATAATCATCGCGATTGATCGGGTAATGCAAACGAAACCCTGCATATTTACCGACTTGCTCCAGTAATTTGCCAATTGATTCATCTGGCACTCTGAAGGATGATTCAGATACTGCTACCGGAAATGATTTACCATTCTCAACCACGTCGATATCAATCAACTGTTTATAGATATACCCAGGAGCAAATAGTTGTATCGAGAAAGGCGTGGGCGCATTGCCCCAAATAGCAGCATGTTGTTGGAAATTAATTTGACGATAGGTTGAGTAATCTATTTTAGTCAGCGCTTCGGGGGCTTGTTTGGGTTCAACAAAGGGGGTCTGGGACAGTTTTTGAGCAACTTCTACGACTGTGTCATGGGAGAATGGCTTGCCATCAGTTTTGGATACTGGCGTTTCTGCATAAGCAATACTTACCGATGAAACTAAAAAGAGTGATACCACGAGATGAACCAAAGCTTGCACAGAAAAGCGCTCATCAAGCATATTTTTTAGCGGTGAATCGTAAAACATATTAACAGTCCTTAACATATTGAAACTCCTTATTGAAAATTCACAAAATAGCTCCACAACATCGTACTCACTAACGGTTCTGCCCCTGTACTGTTAATCGAGGTTGGTATTAATCGAGGCTGGTGTTGACCGAAGATAATTTTAGTCAAAGATCATTTAAACGACCTCGTTTAGATAATATTGATCACTATCAGCATAGCTTCAATTATTTAAAAAAATGAACCCCAATCATCTTGAGCATTACGACTTAACTAGTATTACCATTAAACGTAAACATTTTGAGTATTTTATCCACAATATGAATATTGTTTAACGCTCAATCCTATTTCGCTGAAATATATGGCCAATATCTAACCCAATAATGACTATTAGTAATAAATACGACTA
The nucleotide sequence above comes from Shewanella sp. Arc9-LZ. Encoded proteins:
- a CDS encoding glucan biosynthesis protein G; amino-acid sequence: MFYDSPLKNMLDERFSVQALVHLVVSLFLVSSVSIAYAETPVSKTDGKPFSHDTVVEVAQKLSQTPFVEPKQAPEALTKIDYSTYRQINFQQHAAIWGNAPTPFSIQLFAPGYIYKQLIDIDVVENGKSFPVAVSESSFRVPDESIGKLLEQVGKYAGFRLHYPINRDDYKDEFLVFQGASYFRGVSKGQAYGLSTRGLAINVADPKGEEYPLFKKFWIERPSSHQEAIVVHALLDSVSVTGAYRFAIYPGDPTRMGVDVKLFPRQDVKNVGLAPLTSMFMHGGIDRADTADYRPAVHDSEGLLMEKGNNEKIWRPLNNPRGLQVSSFMDENPKGFGLIQPHRKLDYYQDLEANYHLRPSAWVEPTGDWGKGRVELVEIPSDSEANDNIVAYWKPEQGLKKGQPFAYSYQLTWVDQIPKTEGKVKVVRTAGGRKLSTDKNEIVIDYSHINANDISHIRVDASISSGAILESRIESNPSVDGARVFITFDPQDAEVAELRVQLSNKDKPLGMTWLYRFTAEDWPL
- the mdoH gene encoding glucans biosynthesis glucosyltransferase MdoH, with amino-acid sequence MIDNNNPLSAHVNNTYHDARALPEESPLLMSRHEVSEPGHRLTPSQQTVWFTLRTFVAQLFVFMVTAGLSTYGIREMYLVLNINAITSLQMVFLVLFSINFLWVTFAFSQALLGFLLHLKPRLIKENETEPEFKTAVLLPIYNEDPLRIRATIEAMSADLIATAPGKYAFFILSDTNRADAWIAEEQTFVDLINNSQPQCPVYYRRRHQNSERKAGNIGDWVQRWGGDYEAMIVLDADSIMSAKSMVTLSRRLAGAPGVGLIQTLPTLVFANTLYSRLQQFANQCFGPIYAEGLSAWHGLSSNFWGHNAIIRTKAFAESCHLPILSGKAPFGGHVLSHDFIEAALLRRAGWGVRFDTDIEASFEEAPPSLIDVMIRDRRWCQGNLQHSAFMFARGFSLPTRLHLLSGVMSYLSAIFWLALIMVGLAIAVQAAFIRPEYFANPSLFPTWPVFDSERALSLFVVSMAIVLAPKAFGWFAALINIPRCLRFGGPILLTLSTLLEMIMSALYAPILMVSQFGVVLSIFRGKDSGWMPQSRDDGALSWMSVMRAHLGHTVFGVALALTALSLSTELFYWLLPITIGLMLSIPLSWLSGGARRTKWIKTVGLLRAPEEKKPVNILVKVKENEANLPHLRHMHPFSRLVNNPLLFKWHLAQLPDLGEQKPTFYAPRIIAEWKLNHAESLSQLESWLDPAEVIALLSNADYLQKLKKIGN